Proteins found in one Amblyraja radiata isolate CabotCenter1 chromosome 45, sAmbRad1.1.pri, whole genome shotgun sequence genomic segment:
- the b4gat1 gene encoding LOW QUALITY PROTEIN: beta-1,4-glucuronyltransferase 1 (The sequence of the model RefSeq protein was modified relative to this genomic sequence to represent the inferred CDS: deleted 1 base in 1 codon), whose protein sequence is MRCSPFRAAVCGLLLVAGLQLLYLGLLPGLQPVGGRRERPGPRPGPEPGAGVEAEAARLALQLGLRSGGQPEAGGRYRLYPDVTGQAGRRGRGFGPGLGLTISLGLATHSSPNNLHHLPGLTRRWQGPISLALFATQSDLSEALQALQLLVLHCPGVRELVTVTLVTPATVRPPPDVPRAPALQGGDERGGERDPLCHRALEPVYRLRGRYANYALANASYPGNLLRNAARRALPARHVAVVDVDMLPSGGLYRRLLRLLDLRPTAVADAAATVYVLPAFEIRRSRRLPSSKAELQRLYQVGEVRPFYGELCPRCQAPTNYSRWINLGPAPDLRVAYTLSWTDPWEPFYVGPSTVPPYDERFEQYGFNRISQACELHVAGFSFAVLDDAFLVHKGFKVPGEFHAQKDEENRSNRALFRQFKQELKLKYPESPRRC, encoded by the exons ATGCGCTGCTCGCCGTTCCGGGCGGCCGTGTGCGGCCTGCTGCTGGTGGCCGGGCTGCAGCTGCTCTACCTCGGCCTGTTGCCGGGCCTGCAGCCGGTGGGCGGCCGGCGGGAGAGGCCGGGGCCTAGGCCGGGGCCGGAGCCGGGGGCTGGGGTGGAGGCCGAGGCCGCCCGCCTGGCGCTGCAGCTGGGGCTGAGGTCCGGCGGTCAGCCCGAGGCCGGCGGCCGCTACCGCCTGTACCCGGACGTGACCGGCCAGGCGGGCAGGCGAGGCCGAGGCTTCGGGCCGGGCCTAGGCCTGACCATAAGCCTCGGCCtcgccacccactcctcccccaaCAACCTGCACCACTTGCCGGGCTTGACCCGCCGCTGGCAAGgccccatctctctggccctcttCGCCACCCAGTCCGACCTGTCCGAGGCCCTTCAGGCCCTGCAGCTCCTGGTCCTGCACTGCCCGGGGGTACGAGAGCTGGTGAcggtcaccctggtcactccggcCACCGTCCGGCCACCTCCGGACGTCCCCCGGGCCCCGGCGCTCCAGGGCGGCGATGAAAGGGGTGGCGAAAGGGACCCCCTCTGCCACCGGGCCCTGGAGCCCGTCTACCGCCTGAGGGGCCGCTACGCCAACTACGCCCTGGCCAACGCCTCCTACCCGGGAAACCTCCTGCGCAACGCCGCCCGCCGCGCCCTGCCGGCCCGCCACGTGGCGGTGGTGGACGTGGACATGCTGCCGAGCGGCGGGCTGTACCGC CGGTTGCTGCGGCTGCTGGACCTCCGGCCCACCGCCGTCGCCGACGCCGCCGCCACCGTGTACGTGCTCCCGGCCTTCGAGATCCGCCGCAGCCGGCGGCTGCCGTCCAGCAAGGCCGAgctgcagcggctctaccaggtgGGCGAGGTGAGGCCCTTCTACGGCGAGCTGTGCCCCCGCTGCCAGGCCCCCACCAACTACAGCCGGTGGATCAACCTGGGCCCCGCGCCGGACCTGAGGGTGGCCTACACCCTGAGCTGGACTGACCCCTGGGAGCCCTTCTACGTGGGCCCCAGCACCGTGCCTCCCTACGATGAACGGTTCGAGCAGTACGGGTTCAATCGCATCAGCCAG GCCTGCGAGTTGCACGTGGCGGGCTTTTCCTTCGCCGTGCTGGACGATGCCTTCCTCGTCCACAAGGGCTTCAAGGTCCCGGGGGAGTTCCACGCGCAGAAGGACGAGGAGAATCGGAGCAACCGCGCCCTGTTCCGCCAGTTCAAGCAGGAGCTGAAGCTGAAATACCCCGAGTCCCCCCGCCGATGCTGA
- the LOC116968647 gene encoding equilibrative nucleoside transporter 1-like encodes MDWIGRSFTAVCMWPRRPVLLLSLAIARVVFIPLFVFCNVRGGLYPDAPFLHDAWYMVFMVAFAFSNGYLATLCMCYGPKQVSSRDAETAGAVMAFFLALGLALGAGLSFLIKFNV; translated from the exons ATGGATTGGATCGGCAGGAGCTTTACTGCAGTCTGTATGTGG CCCCGGCGTCCTGTCCTGCTGCTGTCCCTGGCGATTGCCCGCGTGGTGTTTATCCCGCTGTTCGTGTTCTGTAACGTGAGGGGGGGGCTCTACCCCGACGCCCCTTTCCTTCACGACGCCTGGTACATGGTCTTCATGGTGGCCTTCGCCTTCTCCAATGGATACCTGGCCACCCTCTGTATGTGCTACGGCCCCAA acaAGTGTCTTCCCGTGATGCTGAGACCGCCGGTGCAGTCATGGCGTTCTTCCTGGCCCTTGGGTTGGCACTGGGAGCGGGTCTCTCCTTCCTCATCAAGTTCAACGTCTga